Proteins co-encoded in one Leptospira levettii genomic window:
- a CDS encoding DUF1398 domain-containing protein, whose amino-acid sequence MSNLVTKLTEAQKYAMSIRPKVGGFPVLAEVLRQAGVIINRWTLPSCQAVYQMQGGSVLQQGTPIVSGVHEIPVFQRENLIKALRKDQNGGSTFPEFLKETWEAGVIGYDVDLIGRKVIYYGVNGENYTEEYPEVHL is encoded by the coding sequence ATGTCAAACCTAGTGACAAAGCTGACAGAAGCACAAAAGTATGCCATGTCCATCCGACCAAAAGTGGGTGGATTTCCCGTCCTTGCTGAAGTATTAAGGCAAGCTGGTGTGATCATAAACCGTTGGACCTTACCATCTTGCCAAGCCGTTTATCAGATGCAAGGTGGATCTGTTCTCCAACAAGGAACTCCAATTGTTTCAGGTGTTCACGAAATACCTGTTTTTCAAAGAGAAAATTTGATTAAGGCACTCCGAAAAGACCAAAATGGTGGAAGTACTTTCCCAGAATTTTTAAAGGAAACATGGGAGGCAGGAGTAATCGGTTATGATGTTGATTTGATTGGAAGGAAAGTCATTTATTATGGTGTGAATGGGGAAAATTATACTGAGGAGTACCCAGAAGTTCATTTATAA
- a CDS encoding HIT family protein — protein sequence MNCPICQAHKNPEEILFENESWVLRKANQNLEGYLYLELKGHGESWSGLSLQQLEAYGRALHKGIEIIGSFHPEKVYLTAIAERVPHLHVHLVPRFEGQTRGIEHIAQAIGPGFPKPM from the coding sequence ATGAACTGTCCAATCTGCCAAGCCCATAAAAATCCTGAGGAGATCCTCTTTGAAAATGAATCTTGGGTCTTACGAAAAGCAAACCAAAACCTCGAAGGATATCTTTATTTAGAATTAAAAGGTCATGGAGAATCTTGGAGTGGACTCAGTTTGCAACAATTGGAAGCATATGGACGCGCTCTCCACAAAGGAATCGAGATCATAGGTTCCTTTCATCCTGAGAAAGTATATTTGACTGCCATTGCAGAAAGAGTCCCACATTTGCATGTCCATTTGGTTCCACGTTTTGAAGGCCAAACACGAGGAATTGAACACATCGCGCAGGCAATAGGGCCAGGATTTCCAAAACCCATGTAA
- the infB gene encoding translation initiation factor IF-2: MEEQKSIKETLQQGASGDKTKKKLVIKKKAAPSDEKKESGSQGQQQAAEVKQPSTSGGDKKKDLNELIREEAKRQGLGSGPQAPSQASPIVSRPERKPEPLPQIEREKPQMDRKPESILSGDTSSPNYRSGGGQGGGNQGYFRKEDRNPIVSRPTTPRPQRQDGQGGGYQGNRGPGQGGGYQGNRGPGQGGQGGGYQGNRGPGQGGGYQGNRGPGQGGPGGGYQGNRGPGQGGGYQGNRGPGQGGPGGGYQGNRGARPIGQGGPGGGGRPPGDAPFGAPPGGLPGAGGPGGAKKKVFDKEKGGREENENTKFFKQSFRKQKAQAAALAAVPKEISILENIQVGEIAKKLNLKPGEVISKLMKMGMMVTINNVIDAETASILADDYGCKVKIVSLYDETVIEEEKDDPADYITRPPVVTIMGHVDHGKTKLLDTIRSSRVAEGESGGITQHIGAYQVETERGKIAFLDTPGHEAFTSMRARGASVTDIVVLVVAADDGVMPQTIEAINHAKEAEVPIIVAVNKIDLPAANPEKVRQELSNYGLQPEEWGGTTIFCDISAKSNIGIDKLLEMLIIQAELLDHKANPKRKAKGTIVEAKLDPGRGAVATVLIQNGTLRVGDAFVAGVHAGRVRAMYDDLGRSIKEAGPSFPALVTGLDGVPDAGAPFDVVIDDKEARTISHSRQDYERLGQSKNAATRVTLDNMSEIIKQGALKELKVIIKADVRGSTEAVKEALEKLSTADVRLNVIHAGTGAIVDSDIILASASNAIVIGFHTRANPKTVSLAEKEKVEIKYYSIIYDVVNEVKASMEGMLEPEKVENIIGKVEIRDVFKISKVGNIAGCMVKSGKVTKQAYVRVISSETGEITWEGKIKNLKRMKDDVADVLTGFECGILLDGFNDFSVGDEIEAYEIREIARKL, translated from the coding sequence ATGGAAGAGCAAAAATCGATCAAAGAAACCCTCCAGCAGGGAGCCAGTGGTGACAAAACCAAGAAAAAACTTGTCATCAAAAAGAAAGCGGCCCCTTCTGATGAGAAAAAAGAATCCGGTTCCCAAGGCCAACAACAAGCGGCGGAAGTGAAACAACCTTCCACTTCTGGTGGGGACAAAAAAAAGGATTTAAACGAACTCATTCGCGAAGAAGCAAAACGACAAGGTCTCGGATCCGGTCCGCAAGCTCCTTCCCAAGCCTCTCCGATAGTATCTCGTCCTGAAAGAAAACCGGAACCTCTTCCGCAAATCGAAAGAGAAAAACCGCAGATGGACCGCAAGCCGGAATCCATTCTTTCTGGGGACACATCTTCGCCAAACTACCGTTCTGGTGGTGGCCAAGGTGGTGGAAACCAAGGTTATTTTAGAAAAGAAGACCGTAATCCCATTGTCAGCCGACCAACAACCCCACGTCCACAAAGACAAGATGGACAGGGTGGTGGTTACCAAGGAAACCGTGGGCCAGGCCAAGGTGGCGGATACCAAGGGAACAGAGGACCAGGCCAAGGTGGTCAGGGTGGTGGATACCAAGGGAATCGCGGACCAGGACAAGGCGGTGGTTACCAAGGGAACAGAGGACCAGGCCAAGGTGGACCAGGTGGTGGATACCAAGGGAATCGCGGACCAGGACAAGGTGGTGGTTACCAAGGGAACAGAGGACCAGGCCAAGGTGGACCAGGTGGTGGGTACCAAGGAAACCGCGGTGCAAGACCAATTGGACAAGGTGGGCCAGGCGGTGGTGGTAGACCTCCAGGTGATGCTCCGTTTGGTGCTCCTCCAGGAGGACTCCCGGGTGCAGGTGGACCAGGTGGCGCCAAAAAGAAAGTTTTTGATAAAGAAAAAGGCGGAAGGGAAGAAAACGAAAACACTAAGTTTTTCAAACAATCCTTTCGTAAACAAAAGGCACAGGCGGCAGCACTAGCCGCTGTACCAAAAGAAATCTCAATTTTAGAAAACATCCAAGTGGGTGAGATTGCTAAAAAACTAAACCTAAAACCAGGTGAAGTGATTAGTAAACTCATGAAAATGGGGATGATGGTAACGATCAATAATGTGATCGATGCCGAAACTGCTTCCATCCTAGCAGACGATTACGGCTGTAAGGTGAAGATTGTTTCCCTCTATGATGAAACTGTCATTGAAGAAGAAAAAGATGATCCAGCAGATTACATCACTCGTCCACCTGTTGTCACCATCATGGGTCACGTTGACCATGGTAAAACAAAACTCCTCGATACCATTCGGTCATCTCGAGTGGCAGAAGGGGAATCTGGTGGAATCACACAACACATTGGTGCCTACCAAGTAGAAACGGAACGCGGAAAAATCGCCTTCCTCGATACACCAGGTCACGAGGCTTTCACTTCGATGAGAGCACGCGGAGCATCGGTAACTGACATTGTTGTCCTTGTTGTTGCTGCAGATGATGGTGTGATGCCTCAAACCATTGAAGCGATTAACCATGCCAAAGAAGCAGAAGTTCCGATCATTGTTGCGGTCAACAAAATTGACCTACCAGCAGCTAACCCAGAAAAGGTGAGACAAGAACTTTCAAACTACGGTTTACAACCAGAAGAATGGGGTGGAACTACCATCTTCTGTGATATATCAGCAAAAAGTAATATTGGAATTGATAAACTCCTTGAGATGCTCATCATCCAAGCAGAACTTCTCGATCACAAAGCCAATCCGAAACGAAAAGCAAAAGGAACCATTGTCGAAGCAAAACTCGATCCAGGTCGTGGTGCTGTGGCAACCGTTCTCATCCAAAACGGAACTCTTCGTGTGGGTGATGCCTTTGTTGCGGGAGTACATGCAGGACGTGTCCGTGCGATGTATGACGACCTTGGTCGTTCCATCAAAGAAGCAGGTCCATCCTTTCCAGCCCTTGTCACGGGACTCGATGGAGTACCAGATGCAGGAGCACCATTTGATGTGGTGATTGACGACAAAGAAGCACGAACCATCTCTCATAGCCGTCAAGATTATGAAAGACTTGGCCAGTCGAAAAATGCGGCAACTCGTGTGACACTCGATAATATGAGTGAGATCATCAAACAAGGTGCCCTCAAAGAACTCAAAGTCATCATCAAAGCAGACGTACGTGGATCGACAGAAGCGGTAAAAGAAGCCCTTGAAAAACTTTCAACGGCAGATGTTCGCCTCAACGTAATCCATGCAGGAACTGGTGCGATTGTGGATTCCGATATCATCCTAGCATCGGCATCGAATGCGATCGTGATTGGTTTTCACACTCGTGCGAATCCAAAAACGGTTTCTCTTGCTGAGAAAGAAAAAGTCGAAATCAAATACTATAGCATCATCTACGATGTGGTCAATGAAGTGAAAGCTTCCATGGAAGGAATGCTCGAACCTGAAAAAGTGGAAAACATCATTGGTAAAGTCGAAATCCGTGATGTATTCAAAATCTCCAAAGTGGGGAACATTGCAGGTTGTATGGTGAAATCCGGTAAGGTGACCAAACAAGCATACGTTCGTGTGATTTCCAGCGAAACAGGTGAGATCACTTGGGAAGGGAAAATCAAAAACCTCAAACGTATGAAAGACGATGTGGCTGATGTTCTCACTGGATTTGAGTGTGGTATCTTACTCGATGGATTCAATGACTTCTCCGTGGGTGATGAAATCGAAGCATACGAGATTCGCGAGATTGCTCGTAAACTATAA
- a CDS encoding polyphosphate kinase, which translates to MILERHPTNQIPHTSLDGIESLQERFFLLQRESANQKIAHIFILEGYASTGKGSILQSLTIRLDPRKFKVYSPYVDQSEDRGYPFLWNFWKVLPRYGEFLFYLNTYYSRLAYLRSQKKISISEYDHRLLSILNTERILSKDRIIVHKFFLHLSKKEQKKRFEDAKKKKKVWELSSYDKDQGEHYKRYFEIFDSILSSSRTIDSPWLVISSDQKENTKLLVFEAILERLERTLNFDSKANLQLINHGMELIP; encoded by the coding sequence GTGATTTTAGAAAGACACCCGACAAACCAAATCCCTCATACTTCACTTGATGGTATCGAGAGTTTACAAGAACGTTTTTTCCTCTTACAAAGAGAAAGTGCGAACCAAAAAATCGCACATATCTTTATTTTGGAAGGGTATGCCTCCACTGGAAAAGGTTCCATCTTACAGTCATTAACCATTCGTCTCGATCCCAGAAAATTCAAAGTATATTCTCCCTATGTAGACCAATCAGAAGATAGAGGTTATCCTTTTTTGTGGAATTTTTGGAAGGTTTTACCTAGGTATGGTGAATTTTTATTTTATTTAAATACATATTACAGCCGTTTGGCGTATCTTAGGTCACAGAAAAAAATTAGTATTTCCGAATATGACCACCGACTCTTATCAATTTTGAATACAGAACGAATACTATCGAAAGATAGAATTATTGTTCATAAATTCTTTTTGCATCTTTCCAAAAAAGAACAAAAAAAACGATTCGAGGATGCTAAAAAAAAGAAAAAAGTATGGGAACTTTCGAGTTATGACAAGGACCAAGGAGAACATTACAAACGTTATTTTGAAATATTCGATTCAATCTTAAGTTCTTCCCGTACGATTGACTCGCCTTGGCTTGTCATTTCGAGTGATCAAAAGGAAAATACAAAACTACTAGTCTTTGAGGCAATTTTGGAACGATTGGAACGTACCTTAAATTTTGATTCCAAAGCAAACTTACAATTGATCAACCACGGTATGGAACTAATCCCATGA
- a CDS encoding NAD(P)H-hydrate epimerase, which translates to MKQIPLFTNQESKHLDSLAISSLGFSEQTLMGMAALSVFHANEDLWKTAESIWIVCGSGGNGGDGYALAHTLFQEGYDVKVYQTSTNKNIAGRFYESLVKSTLSKIGDLQKFESDLEDGETDSVLLVDALLGTGFQSPITSQLKSTIEAINDSDVIFYRLSLDTPSGWDPYQLGYQTKENHVFVYADSIEELGTRKWENVGYIYEKDNLIPRYYESIGFPIRTHLSNIHFSNRFYLEPDPEKATQVLKRKQKAHKYSAGSAMFYGGGEGMEGAILLSESAFSRLGGGISKVFSPSKSITNLVLKEDLSKMALTSDFLSMVSDPFFAKTKTIVVGPGLTSYPKGLEGWKMEPGKTLVLDAGAIPSIGTKLPIGDRVILTPHVGELNRMTGKIHNSVQEAYDTLVPFAKENQVYVLLKSFVSLLVCPDGTSYVWESPNPKLATMGTGDLLSGILARYFSLDLDLSVVEVVLLALSFLDQSKQLEEPYPTANQILTSLVETL; encoded by the coding sequence ATGAAACAAATCCCTCTTTTTACAAATCAAGAATCGAAACATTTAGATTCATTGGCAATTTCCTCTCTCGGGTTTTCTGAACAAACTCTTATGGGTATGGCCGCCTTATCAGTGTTTCACGCAAATGAAGACCTTTGGAAAACGGCAGAATCCATATGGATTGTTTGCGGAAGTGGTGGAAACGGTGGTGATGGTTATGCACTTGCCCACACTCTTTTCCAAGAAGGATATGATGTTAAAGTTTACCAAACTTCAACTAACAAAAATATTGCGGGGAGATTTTATGAATCACTCGTGAAATCTACCTTAAGCAAGATTGGAGATTTACAAAAATTCGAATCTGATTTGGAAGATGGGGAGACAGATTCAGTCCTACTCGTAGATGCACTCCTAGGAACTGGATTCCAATCCCCAATCACATCCCAATTAAAATCCACAATTGAAGCCATTAATGATTCCGATGTTATTTTTTACAGACTATCACTCGATACACCGAGTGGCTGGGATCCATACCAATTAGGTTATCAAACCAAAGAGAATCATGTTTTTGTGTATGCCGATTCCATTGAAGAACTTGGCACTCGCAAATGGGAAAATGTAGGGTATATTTATGAAAAAGACAACCTGATCCCCAGGTATTATGAATCGATTGGATTTCCCATCCGCACCCATTTATCAAACATTCATTTTTCCAATCGTTTTTATCTAGAACCAGATCCAGAAAAAGCCACCCAAGTCCTCAAACGAAAACAAAAAGCACATAAATACAGTGCAGGGTCTGCGATGTTTTATGGAGGTGGCGAAGGAATGGAAGGTGCCATCTTACTTTCGGAATCTGCTTTTTCCAGATTGGGTGGCGGAATCTCAAAAGTATTTTCACCATCAAAATCCATCACAAACTTAGTTTTAAAAGAAGACTTATCGAAGATGGCATTGACTTCTGATTTTTTGTCAATGGTGAGTGATCCCTTTTTTGCTAAAACCAAAACGATCGTTGTAGGACCTGGTCTCACTTCTTATCCAAAAGGACTGGAAGGATGGAAGATGGAACCTGGCAAAACATTGGTTTTGGATGCAGGTGCGATTCCAAGTATTGGAACCAAACTACCCATTGGGGATCGAGTGATTCTTACACCGCACGTAGGGGAACTAAACCGTATGACTGGTAAAATTCACAACTCCGTACAGGAAGCCTATGATACCTTGGTTCCTTTCGCAAAAGAAAACCAGGTGTATGTACTTTTAAAATCATTCGTAAGCCTTCTTGTATGCCCTGATGGAACCAGTTACGTTTGGGAATCTCCGAATCCAAAACTGGCAACCATGGGAACAGGTGATTTATTATCAGGAATCCTTGCACGTTATTTTAGTTTGGATTTGGATTTGTCAGTAGTGGAAGTGGTTTTACTTGCGTTATCGTTCCTCGACCAATCCAAACAATTAGAGGAACCCTATCCTACTGCAAACCAAATCTTAACATCCCTTGTGGAGACATTATAA
- the nusA gene encoding transcription termination factor NusA — protein MATKQATKETGLFEAIQQFCQDKSLDKDLVYGVIRDSLLAAYRKKVGLEAETDDRCQVEFGSDNKNEIIISVLRDVVEGKTTNPLEISLEDAVKIDPKIEVGNQIRVFEKPQDLSRVLSSQAKQMVFQRLRDMEKELLYQEYKSKEGELTHGYFQRWKKDIMSIDLGKVEGIMLKKDQNPGEKYRQGDRLKAIISRVELRPREPMPVITLSRASGDFVKKLFEMEIPEVYDGIVEIRDVARIPSYRTKVVVTTSKSDVDPVGACVGMKGVRIQAIVRELGNERIDIVLHSDEPSVFIANAISPAKPVEVHVDRKRGDALVIVPDESLSLAIGINGSNVKLVSQLSGFKIDIKTVSQYNQELASPEAREKLDRLFNAQQEAMEESEDNYNQSGQEEEEEDSGYTPLSEIPGLTPRIVGLLEAGGIKNVETLLEFSQEELSKISGIGKTTAEQILRLLRESIEWVEEG, from the coding sequence ATGGCGACAAAACAAGCAACGAAAGAAACTGGGCTATTCGAAGCCATCCAACAATTCTGTCAGGATAAATCTCTTGATAAAGATCTCGTATACGGTGTCATCCGCGACTCACTCCTTGCTGCCTATCGCAAAAAAGTCGGTTTAGAAGCGGAAACCGATGATCGTTGCCAAGTGGAATTTGGCTCCGATAATAAAAATGAAATCATCATCTCTGTTTTACGCGATGTCGTAGAAGGGAAAACAACAAACCCACTTGAAATCTCTTTGGAAGATGCAGTTAAAATCGATCCAAAAATTGAAGTGGGAAACCAAATCCGAGTGTTTGAAAAACCACAAGACTTGTCTCGGGTCCTTTCGAGCCAAGCCAAACAAATGGTTTTCCAACGCCTCCGCGATATGGAAAAAGAATTACTCTACCAAGAATACAAATCCAAAGAAGGGGAACTCACACACGGGTACTTCCAACGTTGGAAAAAAGACATCATGTCCATCGACCTAGGTAAGGTAGAAGGCATTATGTTGAAAAAAGACCAAAACCCAGGTGAAAAATACCGCCAAGGGGATCGTCTCAAAGCCATTATCTCTCGTGTGGAACTTCGCCCACGGGAACCAATGCCAGTGATCACACTTTCACGTGCTTCTGGTGATTTTGTGAAAAAACTCTTTGAAATGGAAATTCCGGAAGTGTATGATGGGATTGTCGAAATCAGAGATGTTGCCCGCATTCCATCTTACAGAACAAAGGTGGTTGTGACCACAAGTAAGTCCGATGTAGACCCAGTGGGAGCTTGTGTGGGAATGAAAGGGGTAAGGATCCAGGCGATTGTTAGGGAACTAGGAAATGAGAGGATTGATATTGTCCTCCATTCCGATGAGCCAAGTGTTTTTATTGCCAACGCGATTTCTCCTGCAAAACCTGTGGAAGTGCATGTGGACAGAAAACGTGGGGATGCACTAGTCATTGTTCCAGATGAATCTTTATCGCTTGCGATTGGGATTAACGGGTCCAATGTAAAACTTGTCTCCCAACTTTCTGGATTCAAAATCGATATCAAAACTGTATCACAATACAACCAAGAACTCGCGTCGCCTGAAGCACGCGAAAAACTCGACCGACTTTTCAATGCACAACAAGAAGCAATGGAAGAATCGGAAGACAATTACAACCAATCGGGACAAGAAGAAGAGGAAGAAGATTCTGGTTACACACCTCTTTCTGAAATCCCTGGTCTCACACCAAGAATCGTTGGCCTACTAGAGGCTGGTGGGATCAAAAATGTGGAAACCCTTCTTGAGTTCAGCCAGGAAGAACTTTCGAAAATTTCCGGAATCGGAAAAACCACGGCAGAACAAATTTTACGTCTGTTACGTGAGTCAATCGAATGGGTAGAAGAGGGTTAA
- a CDS encoding MarR family winged helix-turn-helix transcriptional regulator yields the protein MKKTKSVEPSHLKSHLGYHLRVVSNAVSHTFAKKLTNLDVTVAEWVILREMYSHETNTSPSIVAEITGLSRGAVSKLIDRLLHKGLVSREEGTIDRRYQEIKLTKQGKTLVPKLAIIADENDDAFFSKLTGLEKKQLRNILKKLTNLHNLNTNPIE from the coding sequence GTGAAGAAAACAAAGTCAGTGGAACCTAGCCATTTAAAATCGCATTTAGGTTATCATTTAAGAGTGGTTTCAAATGCAGTGTCACATACTTTTGCCAAAAAACTAACCAATTTGGATGTCACCGTTGCTGAATGGGTGATCCTCAGAGAAATGTATTCTCATGAAACAAATACATCACCTAGTATTGTTGCTGAAATTACAGGTCTTAGCAGAGGGGCAGTTTCCAAACTCATTGATCGACTGTTACACAAAGGACTTGTGAGTCGTGAAGAAGGAACGATCGACAGGCGATACCAAGAGATCAAACTCACAAAACAAGGAAAAACACTGGTTCCAAAACTAGCAATAATAGCGGACGAGAACGATGATGCCTTTTTTTCAAAGTTAACTGGATTGGAAAAAAAACAACTTCGAAACATTTTGAAGAAACTCACGAACTTACATAATTTAAATACAAATCCTATTGAATGA
- a CDS encoding UDP-galactose-lipid carrier transferase: protein MKQNLTKSRILNLNQLDLSLALTRDEYQIQMKDLKNKIRELTFLAKTKDTPVLVVFEGWDAAGKGGAIRRLTSEIDPRLFEVHNISAPNQEEIQHHYLWRFWNRIPKIGQIGIFDRSYYGRVLVERVEGFAKDSEWERAYEEIFLFEEQLQSFGTIIIKFWLHISSDEQLKRFEERKNDPLRRWKLTEEDWRNRDKWHLYEEAANEMFQKTDSPKAPWHLVPANDKYHARVMVLDVVKRRLEKELE, encoded by the coding sequence ATGAAACAAAATCTTACAAAATCACGTATCTTAAATTTGAATCAATTGGATCTTAGTTTGGCACTTACACGTGACGAATACCAAATCCAAATGAAAGATTTAAAAAATAAAATTCGAGAATTAACCTTTTTGGCAAAAACGAAGGATACACCTGTGTTGGTAGTTTTTGAAGGTTGGGATGCAGCAGGTAAAGGGGGAGCCATTCGTCGGCTAACATCTGAAATTGATCCTCGTTTATTTGAAGTGCACAATATTTCTGCTCCTAACCAAGAAGAAATCCAACACCATTACCTCTGGCGTTTTTGGAATCGAATTCCAAAAATTGGTCAAATTGGAATCTTCGATCGTTCCTATTATGGGCGTGTGTTAGTGGAACGTGTGGAAGGATTTGCAAAGGATTCAGAATGGGAAAGGGCTTATGAAGAAATCTTTTTATTTGAAGAACAACTCCAGAGTTTTGGAACCATCATCATTAAATTTTGGTTGCATATCAGTTCTGACGAACAACTCAAACGATTTGAGGAAAGAAAAAATGATCCTCTTAGGCGTTGGAAATTAACAGAGGAAGACTGGCGTAACCGAGACAAATGGCATTTGTATGAAGAAGCCGCAAATGAAATGTTCCAAAAAACAGACTCTCCAAAAGCTCCTTGGCACCTAGTACCTGCAAACGATAAATACCATGCACGTGTTATGGTATTGGATGTTGTCAAAAGAAGATTAGAAAAAGAATTGGAGTGA
- the rimP gene encoding ribosome maturation factor RimP, whose translation MVYTEENIRELILRVLAPPLALFSLQVQNRKNHALIEIELDHLTDKTGSASLEDCETVSRRLKEELDQWGEEFDFTLQVSSAGAERVLRLPEDLIRFQGLLAKLEVPLESGKWDKRLFRLGPVSGDSVELTLYDRKTRHKKNQKSVSMPIAEIRKGNLYLEI comes from the coding sequence TTGGTATATACCGAGGAAAACATCAGAGAACTGATTTTACGAGTTCTCGCTCCACCTCTAGCGCTTTTTTCGCTCCAAGTACAGAATCGGAAAAACCACGCCCTCATTGAGATAGAACTTGATCATCTCACAGACAAAACTGGCTCTGCTAGTTTAGAAGATTGTGAGACTGTGTCTAGGAGACTCAAAGAGGAGCTGGACCAATGGGGAGAGGAATTTGATTTCACTCTCCAAGTCTCCTCCGCGGGAGCAGAACGTGTTTTACGTTTGCCGGAGGATTTAATTCGTTTCCAAGGACTTTTAGCAAAACTAGAAGTGCCGCTGGAATCAGGGAAATGGGACAAACGATTATTTCGTTTGGGACCGGTTTCGGGGGATTCCGTTGAGCTTACGCTTTACGATCGTAAAACTCGACACAAAAAGAACCAAAAATCGGTATCTATGCCCATCGCAGAAATACGAAAGGGAAATTTGTATTTAGAAATTTAA
- a CDS encoding LIC_12708 family protein — protein sequence MRPLYFSLLLFVSVSCLRFRVENLKEEILFRIPLGATNETFEGVVVNQVLTNVPLTIPTSSNISALADNKQSVIKLFDRNGRLDATIGNPDFKSVAGIPHYPFRFGGIGIVAMNEDGDLVVQNRISSKGMELPPGQENLYKTYSGAFSTQGTTVLPSFLVQITQKGVVKFMLGASGKNSEPFRYIESILPGEGDKLFVYHRIAEEMRLSYFEEGELKGNLKESTLDVFNSNDAKEYDITLDKLLPHPEGEYVLGSFSYDSKKDKRFKFRRIYRFQFDSKQSELLKEIQDPSEILFSIRNNGEFYIWETEDGGNSVRLQVHDKEGNHINNKRIPFSSPRGQWRETYTDAFDTIYSVRIRAGALEVYRWI from the coding sequence ATGAGACCCCTGTATTTTAGCCTCCTTCTTTTTGTTTCCGTTTCCTGCTTACGTTTCCGTGTTGAGAACCTAAAAGAAGAAATCCTCTTCCGAATCCCCCTTGGGGCGACTAATGAAACCTTTGAAGGTGTGGTGGTAAACCAGGTATTGACCAATGTTCCCTTAACCATCCCTACATCCTCAAATATTTCAGCCCTAGCCGACAACAAACAGTCGGTGATCAAACTATTTGATCGGAATGGAAGGCTTGATGCCACCATCGGGAACCCTGATTTTAAATCGGTTGCAGGGATCCCCCATTACCCTTTTCGCTTCGGTGGGATCGGAATTGTGGCAATGAATGAAGACGGAGACCTCGTGGTCCAAAACCGAATTTCTTCCAAAGGGATGGAACTCCCCCCCGGCCAAGAAAATTTATACAAAACCTATAGTGGTGCTTTTTCCACCCAAGGGACTACCGTTCTCCCTTCCTTTCTTGTCCAAATCACCCAAAAAGGTGTTGTGAAATTTATGTTAGGTGCTTCTGGGAAAAACTCAGAACCATTCCGTTACATTGAATCCATTTTACCTGGTGAAGGGGATAAATTATTTGTATACCATCGGATTGCAGAAGAAATGCGACTCTCGTATTTTGAAGAAGGAGAACTCAAAGGGAATTTAAAAGAATCCACTTTGGATGTTTTCAATAGTAATGATGCCAAAGAATATGACATCACGTTAGACAAACTTCTCCCCCACCCAGAAGGAGAGTATGTACTCGGTTCCTTTAGTTATGATTCCAAAAAAGACAAACGTTTTAAATTTCGTCGGATTTACAGGTTTCAATTTGATTCCAAACAATCAGAACTCTTAAAAGAAATCCAAGACCCTTCTGAGATTTTATTTTCCATCCGGAATAATGGTGAATTTTACATTTGGGAAACAGAAGATGGAGGAAACTCTGTCCGTCTCCAAGTGCATGACAAAGAAGGAAACCACATCAATAACAAAAGAATTCCGTTTTCGAGTCCACGAGGACAGTGGAGGGAAACCTACACGGATGCCTTTGACACCATTTATTCAGTTCGCATTCGAGCGGGTGCCTTAGAAGTGTACCGCTGGATTTAA